In a single window of the Populus alba chromosome 16, ASM523922v2, whole genome shotgun sequence genome:
- the LOC118044985 gene encoding uncharacterized protein isoform X2: MTTMAVRSARNGKVVLSSWLVNKSNNNKKSAIFWRAASSSSIPKIDGDKDKKIREEERRLSAVIDAVNDRKLPPELRGQRNSVRSETDIINVVEQRIWHSMEEGQFENLPGRGKPLNLSTNPHADPAEDTLYRILSKNGCAPEWVELNKEIRCQISEWRLALKKAWMSKCNGDHSEWIEGSEILQVQLRHINNKMMHCRFSATTSSYHLGDRCLVLSGKKN, translated from the exons ATGACCACCATGGCGGTTCGCTCTGCGAGAAATGGAAAAGTTGTCTTGTCTTCATGGTTggttaataaatcaaataataataagaagtcAGCCATCTTTTGGAGGGCGGCATCATCTTCTTCCATTCCCAAAATTGATGGTGATAAGGACAAGAAGATAAGGGAAGAAGAACGTCGTCTATCAGCTGTAATTGACGCTGTCAATGACCGCAAGCTCCCTCCTGAACTCCGTGGCCAACGCAACTCTGTTAG GTCAGAAACGGACATTATCAACGTTGTAGAGCAAAGAATATGGCACTCAATGGAAGAAGGCCAATTTGAGAATTTACCAGGGAGAGGAAAACCCCTTAACCTCAGTACGAATCCTCATGCTGACCCAGCCGAAGACACCTTGTATAGAATCCTTTCAAAAAATGGATGTGCACCCGAGTGGGTTGAGCTTAACAAAGAGATAAGGTGCCAGATATCTGAATGGCGGTTAGCATTGAAGAAAGCTTGGATGAGCAAGTGCAATGGGGATCACTCCGAATGGATTGAAGGGTCAGAGATTTTGCAAGTTCAACTGCGTCATATCAACAATAAG ATGATGCACTGCAGGTTTTCCGCTACAACCTCATCGTACCATTTGGGCGACAGATGTTTGGTCTTAAGTGGGAAAAAGAACTAG
- the LOC118044985 gene encoding uncharacterized protein isoform X3, producing the protein MTTMAVRSARNGKVKKSAIFWRAASSSSIPKIDGDKDKKIREEERRLSAVIDAVNDRKLPPELRGQRNSVRSETDIINVVEQRIWHSMEEGQFENLPGRGKPLNLSTNPHADPAEDTLYRILSKNGCAPEWVELNKEIRCQISEWRLALKKAWMSKCNGDHSEWIEGSEILQVQLRHINNKVFRYNLIVPFGRQMFGLKWEKELDRVRE; encoded by the exons ATGACCACCATGGCGGTTCGCTCTGCGAGAAATGGAAAAGT taagaagtcAGCCATCTTTTGGAGGGCGGCATCATCTTCTTCCATTCCCAAAATTGATGGTGATAAGGACAAGAAGATAAGGGAAGAAGAACGTCGTCTATCAGCTGTAATTGACGCTGTCAATGACCGCAAGCTCCCTCCTGAACTCCGTGGCCAACGCAACTCTGTTAG GTCAGAAACGGACATTATCAACGTTGTAGAGCAAAGAATATGGCACTCAATGGAAGAAGGCCAATTTGAGAATTTACCAGGGAGAGGAAAACCCCTTAACCTCAGTACGAATCCTCATGCTGACCCAGCCGAAGACACCTTGTATAGAATCCTTTCAAAAAATGGATGTGCACCCGAGTGGGTTGAGCTTAACAAAGAGATAAGGTGCCAGATATCTGAATGGCGGTTAGCATTGAAGAAAGCTTGGATGAGCAAGTGCAATGGGGATCACTCCGAATGGATTGAAGGGTCAGAGATTTTGCAAGTTCAACTGCGTCATATCAACAATAAG GTTTTCCGCTACAACCTCATCGTACCATTTGGGCGACAGATGTTTGGTCTTAAGTGGGAAAAAGAACTAGATCGTGTAAGAGAATGA
- the LOC118044985 gene encoding uncharacterized protein isoform X1, which yields MTTMAVRSARNGKVVLSSWLVNKSNNNKKSAIFWRAASSSSIPKIDGDKDKKIREEERRLSAVIDAVNDRKLPPELRGQRNSVRSETDIINVVEQRIWHSMEEGQFENLPGRGKPLNLSTNPHADPAEDTLYRILSKNGCAPEWVELNKEIRCQISEWRLALKKAWMSKCNGDHSEWIEGSEILQVQLRHINNKVFRYNLIVPFGRQMFGLKWEKELDRVRE from the exons ATGACCACCATGGCGGTTCGCTCTGCGAGAAATGGAAAAGTTGTCTTGTCTTCATGGTTggttaataaatcaaataataataagaagtcAGCCATCTTTTGGAGGGCGGCATCATCTTCTTCCATTCCCAAAATTGATGGTGATAAGGACAAGAAGATAAGGGAAGAAGAACGTCGTCTATCAGCTGTAATTGACGCTGTCAATGACCGCAAGCTCCCTCCTGAACTCCGTGGCCAACGCAACTCTGTTAG GTCAGAAACGGACATTATCAACGTTGTAGAGCAAAGAATATGGCACTCAATGGAAGAAGGCCAATTTGAGAATTTACCAGGGAGAGGAAAACCCCTTAACCTCAGTACGAATCCTCATGCTGACCCAGCCGAAGACACCTTGTATAGAATCCTTTCAAAAAATGGATGTGCACCCGAGTGGGTTGAGCTTAACAAAGAGATAAGGTGCCAGATATCTGAATGGCGGTTAGCATTGAAGAAAGCTTGGATGAGCAAGTGCAATGGGGATCACTCCGAATGGATTGAAGGGTCAGAGATTTTGCAAGTTCAACTGCGTCATATCAACAATAAG GTTTTCCGCTACAACCTCATCGTACCATTTGGGCGACAGATGTTTGGTCTTAAGTGGGAAAAAGAACTAGATCGTGTAAGAGAATGA
- the LOC118044984 gene encoding vacuolar protein-sorting-associated protein 37 homolog 1, translating into MFKFWGSQEQQEQARPQDVNPAQSWYPPSVVTSPSSSRPATPTSSSSSSHSFQRPTERPLSPSPAEAAAIITLLKDKSIDELRKLLSDKDAYHQFLLSLDQVKIQNNIRDELCKETLQLARENLEKEPRIMELRNQCRIIRTTELAAAQEKLNELEKQKEELLRSCSPASILQRLQEAMNKTEEESEAFHRQFLDKEIDLGAFVQKYKKLRTTYHKRALIHLAARASPTG; encoded by the exons ATGTTCAAGTTCTG GGGTTCTCAGGAACAACAAGAGCAGGCGCGTCCACAAGATGTTAATCCTGCACAATCGTGGTACCCTCCATCTGTAGTtacttctccttcttcttcacgCCCTGCAACACCAACTAGTAGTTCTTCTAGTTCCCACAGCTTTCAAAGGCCTACTGAACGCCCACTCTCTCCTTCACCTGCTGAAGCTGCTGCCATCATTACTCTTTTGAAGGACAAGAG TATTGATGAGCTACGGAAGCTATTGTCTGACAAGGATGCGTACCATCAATTTTTACTTTCACTTGACCAggttaaaattcaaaacaat ATAAGAGATGAGCTTTGCAAGGAAACTCTGCAGCTTGCCA GAGAGAACTTGGAGAAAGAGCCACGCATAATGGAGCTAAGAAATCAA TGCAGGATAATTCGGACAACTGAGCTGGCTGCTGCTCAGGAAAAACTAAATGAGCTAgaaaaacagaaagaagagTTGTTGAGGTCCTGCTCTCCCGCCTCCATACTGCAAAGGCTACAAG AGGCAATGAATAAGACAGAGGAGGAATCCGAAGCCTTCCATAGGCAGTTCCTTGATAAGGAGATAGATCTTGGGGCTTTTGTGCAGAAGTACAAAAAACTCCGTACCACCTATCACAAACGAGCACTCATCCATCTTGCAGCAAGAGCATCTCCGACTGGGTGA
- the LOC140954264 gene encoding uncharacterized protein has protein sequence MSNSIDVRWMLLSGKIASPENKLLLSRALSIFQFQSSKKSAGISLWNLFLSFLEMVFLLCKNSTLAVMCKECFDPIVDSTIGRDLIPLMVYGKNSRAKIMEECTAQNKTKIFIFFQSFTIYRTRTNRNPQVCDGSVNGFLTENKYVNGSFTDCFNFYFVITVFMNGSFII, from the exons ATGAGTAACAGTATTGATGTGAGATGGATGCTTCTTAGTGGAAAAATTGCTTCTCCAGAAAATAAACTTTTACTCTCACGGgctctttctatttttcaa TTTCAATCTTCAAAGAAGAGTGCTGGAATATCATTatggaatttatttttgtcctttttggAAATGGTTTTCTTGCTATGCAAGAATAGCACGTTGGCTGTGATGTGCAAG GAATGTTTTGATCCTATAGTTGATTCAACAATTGGACGTGATCTTATTCCTTTGATGGTTTATGG TAAAAACTCAAGGGCCAAGATTATGGAGGAATGTACTG CGCagaacaaaaccaaaatcttcatcttttttcagTCTTTCACAATTTACAGAACTAGAACAAATCGAAATCCCCAAGTCTGTGATGGGTCTGTGAATGGGTTTCTCACCGAAAACAAGTATGTGAATGGGTCTTTCACCGActgcttcaatttttattttgtgattacAGTGTTTATGAATGGGTCTTTCATAATCTAA
- the LOC118045009 gene encoding increased DNA methylation 1-like, whose translation MGFGILCHCCNCEVSPSTFKAHAGWATRKKPYACIYTSNGVSLHDLAISLSKSRKYSSQDNDDLCIICADGGDLLICDGCPRAFHKGCASLSTVPSGNWCCQHCQNTFQRETYVEHNANAFAAGRVSEIDSVEQITKRCFRIVKNVEG comes from the exons ATGGGCTTTGGAATACTTTGTCATTGCTGCAATTGTGAG GTCAGCCCCTCAACATTCAAAGCTCATGCAGGTTGGGCTACTCGCAAAAAACC CTATGCATGTATTTACACATCTAATGGCGTATCGCTCCATGACTTGGCAATTTCTCTCTCAAAAAGTCGGAAGTATTCTTCTCAGGATAATGATGACCTCTGCATCATTTGTGCAGATGGTGGGGATCTTCTGATTTGTGATGGATGCCCAAGGGCCTTCCATAAAG GATGTGCTTCTCTATCAACTGTTCCCAGTGGCAATTGGTGTTGCCAGCATTGCCAGAATACGTTCCAAAGGGAAACGTATGTTGAGCATAATGCAAATGCTTTCGCAGCTGGAAGGGTTTCAGAAATTGATTCTGTAGAACAGATAACTAAGAGATGCTTTCGTATTGTCAAAAATGTAGAAGGCTGA
- the LOC140954252 gene encoding increased DNA methylation 1-like: MGFGILCHCCNCEVSPSTFKAHAGWATRKKPYACIYTSNGVSLHDLAISLSKSRKYSSQDNDDLCIICADGGDLLICDGCPRAFHKGCASLSTVPSGNWYCQHCQNTFQRETYVEHNANAFAAGRVSEIDSVEQITKRCFRIVKNVEG, encoded by the exons TTTGTCATTGCTGCAATTGTGAG GTCAGCCCCTCAACATTCAAAGCTCATGCAGGTTGGGCTACTCGCAAAAAACC CTATGCATGTATTTACACATCTAATGGCGTATCGCTCCATGACTTGGCAATTTCTCTCTCAAAAAGTCGGAAGTATTCTTCTCAGGATAATGATGACCTCTGCATCATTTGTGCAGATGGTGGGGATCTTCTGATTTGTGATGGATGCCCAAGGGCCTTCCATAAAG GATGTGCTTCTCTATCAACTGTTCCCAGTGGCAATTGGTATTGCCAGCATTGCCAGAATACGTTCCAAAGGGAAACGTATGTTGAGCATAATGCAAATGCTTTCGCAGCTGGAAGGGTTTCAGAAATTGATTCTGTAGAACAGATAACTAAGAGATGCTTTCGTATTGTCAAAAATGTAGAAGGCTGA